The following are encoded in a window of Streptomyces sp. SAT1 genomic DNA:
- a CDS encoding SAM-dependent methyltransferase yields the protein MTSPSSGGGAPAYEIDTSKPHPARMYDYFLGGKDNYQVDQEAAEQFMKAAPEVRAGVLANRHFMHRAVRYVVAEGGVRQILDVGTGLPTEPNVHQIAHAVAPGTRIAYVDNDPIVSTHSMALLDGTGTSVVLADLREPQALLDHPEVRRVIDFGEPVALLLVAVVHFLADADDPDAVLATLRDALPVGSYLVLSHATGDIHEDRREDAAAVYRRATASLNLRPHARVLDFFGDFTLVEPGLVKVTDWRPDEAPEAGAPPIGIYGAVARKDR from the coding sequence ATGACCTCCCCGAGCAGCGGCGGCGGCGCCCCCGCGTACGAGATAGACACCAGCAAGCCGCATCCCGCACGGATGTACGACTACTTCCTGGGCGGGAAGGACAACTACCAGGTCGACCAGGAGGCCGCCGAGCAGTTCATGAAGGCGGCCCCCGAGGTGCGGGCCGGTGTCCTCGCCAACCGGCACTTCATGCACCGCGCCGTCCGGTACGTCGTCGCCGAGGGCGGGGTGCGGCAGATCCTCGACGTGGGCACCGGCCTGCCCACCGAGCCCAATGTGCACCAGATCGCGCACGCCGTCGCCCCGGGCACACGGATCGCGTACGTCGACAACGACCCGATCGTCAGCACCCACTCGATGGCCCTGCTGGACGGCACCGGCACCTCGGTGGTCCTGGCCGACCTGCGCGAGCCGCAGGCCCTGCTGGACCACCCCGAGGTGCGCCGGGTCATCGACTTCGGCGAACCGGTGGCGCTGCTGCTGGTGGCCGTCGTGCACTTCCTCGCGGACGCCGACGACCCCGACGCCGTCCTCGCCACCCTGCGCGACGCGCTGCCCGTCGGCTCCTACCTGGTCCTCTCGCACGCCACCGGCGACATCCACGAGGACCGGCGGGAGGACGCGGCGGCCGTCTACCGGCGCGCCACCGCCTCCCTGAACCTGCGCCCGCACGCCCGCGTGCTGGACTTCTTCGGCGACTTCACACTGGTCGAACCGGGCCTGGTCAAGGTCACGGACTGGCGCCCCGACGAGGCACCGGAGGCCGGCGCCCCGCCGATCGGCATCTACGGGGCGGTGGCCCGCAAGGACCGCTGA
- a CDS encoding GNAT family N-acetyltransferase, with protein MRDYLIRPATPDDVEGARAVMLDTVYRDFGTGYVPRWHGDIIDPAAAYLAPARHTLLVAVDEAAGEVVATAALDARGPAHPPNPRHLAERYPSGETAQLRRVYVRPGHRRRGLARRLVGELLAFAAADGGYRSVYLHTDPAVPGAEPFWRSLGKAVHDERQDPGGGQGIVHFEVPLV; from the coding sequence GTGCGTGACTACCTCATCCGGCCCGCGACCCCCGACGACGTCGAGGGCGCCCGAGCGGTGATGCTCGACACCGTGTACCGCGACTTCGGCACCGGCTACGTGCCCCGCTGGCACGGCGACATCATCGACCCGGCCGCCGCCTACCTCGCCCCCGCCCGGCACACCCTGCTGGTCGCGGTCGACGAGGCCGCCGGCGAGGTCGTCGCCACCGCCGCGCTCGACGCGCGCGGGCCCGCGCACCCGCCCAACCCGCGCCACCTCGCCGAACGCTATCCCTCCGGCGAGACCGCGCAGCTGCGCCGCGTCTACGTCCGCCCCGGGCACCGCAGGCGCGGCCTGGCCCGGCGGCTCGTCGGGGAGCTGCTCGCCTTCGCCGCCGCCGACGGCGGCTACCGCTCCGTCTATCTGCACACCGACCCCGCCGTGCCCGGCGCCGAGCCGTTCTGGCGTTCGCTCGGCAAGGCCGTGCACGACGAGCGCCAGGACCCGGGCGGCGGCCAGGGCATCGTGCACTTCGAGGTCCCGCTGGTGTGA
- a CDS encoding ABC transporter substrate-binding protein, translating into MPHRRPRLLAALLLAPLLSACFASGGGEAQGGSADTAAGSRLRVALAFPPAENLSPYGADATILSRLGVTEGLTALDANGAAAPALAQSWRRQDEHTWLFTLREATFQDGTDVTAAAVAASLTHAIRAKPAPAALSGVTVGAKAEGARTLRVTTGSSDPVLPLRLSSPSLAVLSTKAYAAKDGRVNPVGTGTGPFTLAKVEGSTSARLDRFDDYWGGRAQSAGIDARFIADGTARANALRTGQVDIAEAVPVAQAATLEAATRRETATTRTTSLLLNSAAGPFKDPKLRAAARAAVDPAALAHGVYENHADAGAGIYGPAVTWAAGKRTQPVGRAAAGAPHGTAVTLATYDNRPELPEVAQVLKQQLEKAGFKVELVVREYSRLETDALAGRFDGVVLARNTLVDTGDPVAVLASDYTCKGGYNLARLCDRAVDEAVADAEGVGEDGKRQDAAMAAEARILGTDAVVPLVHQRVITGVGTSVKGVLLDPYERVLVGTGTRR; encoded by the coding sequence ATGCCCCACCGTCGCCCCCGGCTGCTCGCCGCTCTCCTGCTGGCCCCGCTCCTGTCCGCCTGCTTCGCCTCCGGCGGCGGCGAAGCGCAGGGCGGATCCGCCGACACCGCGGCCGGGTCCCGCCTGCGGGTCGCCCTCGCCTTCCCGCCCGCCGAGAACCTCTCGCCCTACGGCGCGGACGCCACCATCCTCAGCAGGCTCGGTGTCACCGAGGGCCTGACCGCGCTCGACGCCAACGGCGCCGCCGCCCCCGCGCTCGCCCAGTCCTGGCGCCGCCAGGACGAGCACACCTGGCTGTTCACCCTGCGCGAGGCCACCTTCCAGGACGGGACCGACGTCACCGCCGCCGCTGTCGCCGCCTCCCTGACCCACGCCATCCGGGCCAAGCCCGCCCCCGCCGCCCTGTCCGGCGTCACCGTCGGCGCCAAGGCGGAGGGCGCCCGCACCCTGCGCGTCACGACCGGCTCCTCCGACCCCGTGCTGCCGCTGCGGCTGTCCAGCCCCAGCCTCGCCGTGCTCTCCACCAAGGCGTACGCCGCCAAGGACGGCCGGGTGAACCCGGTCGGCACCGGCACCGGGCCCTTCACGCTCGCCAAGGTCGAGGGCAGCACCTCCGCCCGGCTCGACCGGTTCGACGACTACTGGGGCGGCCGCGCCCAGTCCGCCGGGATCGACGCCCGCTTCATCGCCGACGGCACCGCGCGCGCCAACGCGCTGCGCACCGGCCAGGTCGACATCGCCGAGGCCGTCCCCGTCGCCCAGGCCGCCACCCTGGAGGCGGCCACCCGCCGCGAGACCGCCACCACCCGCACCACCAGCCTGCTCCTCAACAGCGCCGCCGGACCCTTCAAGGACCCGAAGCTGCGCGCCGCCGCCCGCGCCGCCGTGGACCCCGCCGCCCTGGCACACGGCGTCTACGAGAACCACGCCGACGCCGGCGCCGGGATCTACGGCCCCGCCGTCACCTGGGCCGCGGGCAAGCGCACACAGCCGGTGGGCAGGGCGGCGGCCGGCGCACCGCACGGCACCGCCGTCACCCTCGCCACCTACGACAACCGCCCCGAGCTGCCCGAGGTCGCCCAGGTGCTCAAGCAGCAGTTGGAGAAGGCCGGGTTCAAGGTCGAACTGGTCGTACGGGAGTACTCACGGCTGGAGACCGACGCGCTCGCGGGCAGGTTCGACGGGGTCGTCCTCGCCCGCAACACCCTCGTCGACACCGGCGACCCCGTCGCCGTGCTCGCCAGCGACTACACCTGCAAGGGCGGCTACAACCTGGCGCGGCTGTGCGACCGGGCCGTGGACGAGGCCGTGGCCGACGCCGAGGGCGTCGGTGAGGACGGCAAGCGCCAGGACGCCGCGATGGCCGCCGAGGCGCGCATCCTCGGCACCGACGCCGTGGTCCCGCTGGTCCACCAGCGCGTCATCACCGGCGTCGGCACCTCGGTCAAGGGCGTCCTCCTCGACCCGTACGAGCGCGTCCTCGTCGGCACCGGCACCCGCCGCTGA
- a CDS encoding ABC transporter permease subunit — protein MAATTTPDGRAGSPPQDRSARRPGERAAARPRGRRGGRAAAAGAVLWRFAVAAALLCGIGLLPWLTRTDPALTVLKARSADRDPTPEVLADIRAGLGLDDGPLRLLAHWLGGLPRGDAGRSWLSGQAVTPAVLQALGASLLLMAVALAVAAATAALVCAPVLRRGARGRPAGRTGGTPSAMLAALPEFLTASVLATVVGVQLGWLPALGWYGPRWTVLPALALGLPAGAVLGRLLGDLLPGAFAEPWARAAAARGVPGRRIARHAVHRCLPALLPNLGLFAVGLTGGAVAVEQIFDIPGLGRTTLQAALAQDLPVLQAGTLVLVLLGAAASLAARLAARPLTGPALRDGALPTLHPPRPPARRALPLLHGALLLAVVLAGLPRDPLALDTTARLRAPSPGHPFGTDALGRDLFARVAHGALHAVLLALAISAACLLAGVLLGLLPRLSGPLVDTVNAVPPVLAALLTTAVWGSGPATPALAVTAVAWAPLAAHTSALLRQERAAQHLAAPRGLGANRRHLLRRHLLPAVLPSVTRHALLRLPGVALALAALGFLGLGAQPPSPEWGLLLAENQPYAERAPWAVLAPAAVLALLGALAVTAAGGIGTSPRTGGGRLRTRFSRSPVPADAGDAADIVATADAADIVAVADTADIVAVADTEAARR, from the coding sequence ATGGCAGCGACGACCACGCCGGACGGCCGCGCGGGCAGCCCTCCGCAGGACCGTTCCGCCCGGCGCCCGGGGGAGCGCGCGGCGGCCCGGCCGCGCGGGCGCCGGGGCGGACGTGCGGCCGCCGCGGGCGCCGTGCTGTGGCGGTTCGCCGTCGCCGCCGCCCTGCTGTGCGGCATCGGCCTGCTGCCCTGGCTGACCCGCACCGACCCGGCGCTCACCGTGCTCAAGGCCCGCTCGGCGGACCGCGACCCCACCCCCGAGGTACTGGCCGACATCCGGGCCGGGCTCGGCCTGGACGACGGCCCGCTGCGGCTGCTCGCCCACTGGCTCGGCGGGCTGCCGCGCGGGGACGCCGGACGGTCCTGGCTGTCCGGGCAGGCGGTCACGCCCGCCGTGCTCCAGGCCCTGGGCGCCTCCCTGCTCCTGATGGCGGTGGCGCTCGCCGTCGCCGCCGCCACCGCCGCGCTGGTGTGCGCCCCCGTCCTGCGCCGGGGCGCCCGCGGCCGCCCGGCCGGCCGGACCGGCGGCACCCCCTCCGCGATGCTCGCCGCGCTGCCCGAGTTCCTCACCGCCTCCGTGCTCGCCACCGTCGTCGGCGTCCAGCTCGGCTGGCTGCCCGCGCTCGGCTGGTACGGGCCCCGCTGGACCGTGCTGCCCGCGCTCGCCCTCGGTCTGCCCGCCGGGGCCGTGCTCGGACGGCTGCTGGGCGACCTGCTGCCCGGCGCGTTCGCCGAACCCTGGGCGCGGGCCGCCGCCGCCCGCGGAGTCCCCGGCCGCCGGATCGCCCGGCACGCCGTGCACCGCTGCCTGCCCGCGCTGCTGCCCAACCTCGGGCTGTTCGCCGTCGGACTGACCGGCGGCGCCGTCGCCGTCGAGCAGATCTTCGACATCCCCGGACTCGGCCGCACCACGCTCCAGGCGGCCCTCGCCCAGGACCTGCCCGTGCTCCAGGCGGGCACCCTCGTCCTCGTCCTGCTCGGAGCCGCCGCCTCCCTGGCCGCCCGCCTCGCCGCCCGCCCGCTCACCGGCCCCGCCCTGCGCGACGGCGCCCTGCCCACCCTGCACCCGCCCCGGCCGCCCGCCCGCCGGGCCCTGCCGCTCCTGCACGGCGCGCTGCTCCTCGCCGTCGTCCTCGCCGGGCTGCCCCGCGACCCGCTCGCCCTCGACACCACCGCCCGGCTGCGCGCCCCCTCGCCCGGACACCCCTTCGGCACCGACGCGCTCGGCCGCGACCTGTTCGCCCGCGTCGCGCACGGCGCCCTGCACGCCGTGCTCCTCGCCCTCGCGATCAGCGCGGCCTGCCTGCTCGCCGGTGTGCTGCTCGGCCTGCTGCCCCGGCTGTCCGGACCGCTCGTCGACACCGTCAACGCCGTACCGCCCGTCCTCGCCGCGCTGCTCACCACCGCCGTCTGGGGCAGCGGACCGGCCACCCCCGCGCTCGCCGTGACCGCCGTCGCCTGGGCACCGCTGGCCGCCCACACCTCCGCGCTGCTGCGCCAGGAACGCGCCGCCCAGCACCTCGCCGCGCCCCGGGGACTCGGCGCGAACCGCCGCCACCTGCTGCGCCGCCACCTCCTGCCCGCCGTACTGCCCTCCGTCACCCGGCACGCCCTGCTCCGGCTGCCCGGCGTCGCCCTCGCCCTCGCCGCGCTGGGCTTCCTCGGCCTCGGCGCCCAGCCGCCGTCCCCCGAATGGGGCCTGCTGCTCGCCGAGAACCAGCCCTACGCCGAACGCGCCCCCTGGGCCGTGCTCGCCCCCGCCGCCGTCCTCGCCCTGCTGGGCGCCCTCGCGGTGACGGCGGCCGGGGGGATCGGGACCTCGCCCCGCACCGGCGGCGGACGGCTCCGGACGCGCTTCTCCCGGTCACCGGTCCCGGCGGACGCGGGGGACGCGGCGGACATCGTGGCCACGGCGGACGCGGCGGACATCGTGGCCGTGGCGGACACGGCGGACATCGTGGCCGTGGCGGACACGGAGGCGGCGCGCCGGTGA
- a CDS encoding MDR family MFS transporter — translation MTAQPPTTTTASPAAQRAPLPPLLRLLIWTQLAFNIGFFAVLPFLAEHLGQGVGMAGWLVGLVLGLRTFSQQGLFVVAGILTDRFGVRPVVLGGCVLRIAGFAWLAHAQGTWSVIGAVLLIGFAAALFSPAVESEVVRQAVAWEAAGGGPRTRVLALFAASGQAGAFAGPLLGALLLAVDFRTACLAGAGVFVLVLAGHARLLPQHLPGRTRTRARGGLTVLLRNRRFLALCCAYGTCLLAYNQLYLALPAEVQRVTGSQTALAWLFALSSLLAVTVQLPLTRWTGERLGPRRTMAAGLLLTGAAFALVAVGRPAAATGSGPAGLLPAAGFVVLLTLGQLTVAPVARAWVPDLAEEGRLGLYTGALSSVSGLIVLLGSATSGRLLDSPLPPAVPWLALAAVPVAAIGLLPRRD, via the coding sequence GTGACCGCGCAGCCGCCCACCACGACGACCGCGTCCCCCGCAGCGCAACGGGCTCCGCTCCCGCCGCTGCTGCGCCTGCTGATCTGGACGCAGCTCGCCTTCAACATCGGTTTCTTCGCCGTGCTGCCCTTCCTCGCCGAACATCTGGGGCAGGGCGTCGGCATGGCGGGCTGGCTGGTCGGACTGGTGCTGGGGCTGCGGACCTTCAGCCAGCAGGGACTGTTCGTCGTCGCCGGCATCCTCACCGACCGCTTCGGTGTCCGGCCCGTCGTCCTCGGCGGCTGTGTGCTGCGCATCGCCGGGTTCGCCTGGCTCGCCCACGCGCAGGGCACCTGGTCGGTCATCGGCGCGGTCCTGCTCATCGGCTTCGCCGCCGCGCTGTTCTCGCCCGCCGTCGAGTCGGAGGTCGTACGGCAGGCCGTGGCCTGGGAGGCGGCGGGCGGCGGCCCCCGCACCCGCGTCCTGGCGTTGTTCGCGGCGTCCGGGCAGGCCGGGGCGTTCGCCGGACCGCTGCTGGGCGCGCTGCTGCTCGCGGTGGACTTCCGCACCGCCTGCCTGGCCGGTGCGGGCGTCTTCGTCCTCGTCCTCGCCGGGCACGCCCGGCTGCTGCCCCAGCACCTCCCCGGCCGCACCCGCACCCGGGCGCGCGGCGGCCTCACCGTCCTGCTGCGCAACCGCCGCTTCCTGGCCCTGTGCTGTGCGTACGGCACCTGCCTGCTCGCCTACAACCAGCTCTATCTGGCCCTGCCCGCCGAGGTGCAGCGGGTGACCGGCTCCCAGACGGCGCTGGCCTGGCTGTTCGCGCTGTCCTCCCTGCTCGCCGTGACCGTGCAACTGCCCCTCACCCGCTGGACGGGGGAACGGCTCGGCCCGCGCCGCACCATGGCGGCGGGGCTGCTGCTGACCGGTGCCGCCTTCGCGCTGGTCGCGGTGGGCCGTCCGGCCGCCGCCACGGGCAGCGGCCCGGCCGGACTGCTGCCCGCCGCCGGTTTCGTCGTCCTGCTCACCCTGGGCCAGCTGACCGTCGCGCCGGTCGCCCGCGCCTGGGTGCCCGACCTGGCCGAAGAGGGCCGGCTCGGCCTCTACACCGGCGCCCTGTCCTCGGTCTCCGGCCTGATCGTGCTCCTCGGCAGCGCCACGAGCGGCCGCCTCCTCGACTCCCCGCTGCCACCGGCCGTCCCCTGGCTGGCCCTGGCCGCCGTACCCGTCGCGGCGATCGGTCTCCTGCCCCGACGGGACTGA
- a CDS encoding MFS transporter: MNRAQALTLISGVAGAVIVALDGTVLTVAQPALRRDLDASYAQVQWTSTGYLVAVASLLVFAGRLGDLPRGLTRRSAPLGHRRMFAAGMLGFGATSAGIAVAPGIGWVIALRVAQGVCGAMLQPATLGMLRSAFPPDRLGMPLAVRTSAIGVAAAAGPVLGGALVAGPGWRAVFLLNVVPALVFALLALTLPGREPDPAARRAPAVRLDLPGALLLALALGCAVRALVAVAEPGGAGADTVPVVLVGAAAAVLLVRHERRAADPLLPPDVIGSAVVSSAVAVLVAASAAFSGTLFVLTYVLQDTLGLDPFQSALRSLPLAMLMVLAAPLAPALLRRLGARGTTMAAMAALALGVLLLARASGTVALCGGFAVLGAGFGTVLVAATHVVVRESAVASAGVASGLQQTAMNIGPALGVATATALRGSDGGPGLPLAVLASVAAAGALTARALPGRVHARPADGEAAGRAEDEDEKGAGAGARAA; the protein is encoded by the coding sequence ATGAACCGCGCTCAGGCACTGACCCTGATCAGCGGTGTGGCCGGGGCGGTGATCGTCGCGCTGGACGGCACCGTCCTCACCGTCGCGCAGCCCGCGCTGCGCCGCGACCTGGACGCCTCGTACGCGCAGGTCCAGTGGACCAGCACCGGGTATCTCGTGGCGGTGGCGAGCCTGCTGGTGTTCGCCGGGCGGCTCGGCGACCTGCCGCGCGGGCTCACACGCCGGTCGGCGCCGCTCGGCCACCGGCGGATGTTCGCCGCCGGGATGCTCGGCTTCGGCGCCACGTCGGCGGGCATCGCCGTCGCACCCGGCATCGGCTGGGTGATCGCCCTGCGGGTCGCCCAGGGCGTGTGCGGGGCCATGCTGCAACCGGCCACGCTGGGCATGCTCCGGTCGGCCTTCCCGCCCGACCGGCTCGGGATGCCGCTCGCGGTGCGCACCAGCGCCATCGGCGTGGCGGCGGCGGCCGGACCGGTGCTGGGCGGGGCGCTGGTGGCCGGGCCGGGCTGGCGGGCGGTGTTCCTCCTGAACGTCGTCCCGGCGCTGGTCTTCGCCCTGCTCGCGCTCACCCTGCCCGGCCGGGAGCCGGACCCGGCCGCCCGCCGGGCACCGGCCGTCCGGCTCGACCTGCCCGGCGCGCTGCTCCTCGCCCTCGCCCTGGGCTGCGCCGTGCGCGCCCTGGTCGCGGTGGCGGAGCCCGGCGGAGCGGGCGCGGACACGGTCCCCGTCGTGCTCGTGGGCGCCGCCGCCGCGGTCCTCCTCGTACGGCACGAGCGCCGCGCCGCCGATCCGCTGCTGCCGCCGGACGTCATCGGCTCGGCCGTCGTCAGTTCGGCGGTCGCCGTGCTGGTGGCGGCCTCGGCGGCCTTCTCCGGCACGCTGTTCGTCCTCACGTACGTCCTCCAGGACACCCTGGGGCTCGACCCGTTCCAGAGCGCTCTGCGCAGCCTGCCGCTGGCGATGCTGATGGTGCTCGCCGCGCCGCTCGCCCCGGCGCTGCTGCGCCGGCTGGGCGCGCGCGGGACGACCATGGCGGCCATGGCCGCGCTCGCGCTGGGTGTCCTGCTGCTCGCCCGCGCCTCGGGCACGGTCGCGCTGTGCGGCGGCTTCGCAGTGCTCGGGGCCGGGTTCGGCACGGTACTGGTCGCGGCGACCCACGTCGTCGTACGGGAGTCGGCCGTGGCCTCGGCCGGAGTGGCCAGCGGCCTCCAGCAGACCGCCATGAACATCGGCCCCGCCCTCGGCGTGGCCACCGCGACCGCCCTGCGCGGCTCCGACGGCGGCCCGGGGCTGCCCCTCGCCGTCCTCGCGTCGGTGGCCGCGGCGGGCGCGCTGACGGCCCGCGCCCTGCCGGGACGCGTCCACGCCCGGCCCGCGGACGGCGAGGCCGCAGGCCGGGCAGAGGATGAGGATGAGAAGGGGGCAGGGGCGGGGGCACGGGCCGCCTGA
- a CDS encoding TetR/AcrR family transcriptional regulator: MHEDEPEKSPGGLRERLVDVGVDLVAEQGAQALTLREIARRAGVSHGAPRRHFPTHLELLSAIARRGFEELAARARTATADPAAHPRDQLAALGRVYLDFALGHRGMYDLMFRHDLLESGHLGLRDTSLPLFATLVDLVGRVRPGADARTVAASLWAALHGIAQLWRWGSLQLATGTDDIAPLLRTALDAHLGPERHG; encoded by the coding sequence ATGCATGAGGACGAGCCGGAGAAGAGCCCCGGCGGCCTGCGTGAGCGCCTGGTGGACGTCGGGGTGGACCTGGTCGCCGAGCAGGGCGCGCAGGCGCTCACCCTGCGGGAGATCGCGCGCCGCGCGGGCGTCTCGCACGGCGCGCCGCGCCGCCACTTCCCCACCCATCTGGAGCTGCTGTCCGCCATCGCGCGCCGCGGCTTCGAGGAGCTGGCCGCGCGGGCGCGGACGGCGACCGCGGACCCCGCGGCGCACCCCCGCGACCAGCTCGCGGCGCTGGGCCGGGTCTATCTGGACTTCGCGCTCGGCCACCGCGGCATGTACGATCTGATGTTCCGCCACGATCTGCTGGAGAGCGGCCACCTGGGTCTGCGGGACACCAGCCTGCCGCTCTTCGCCACCCTGGTGGACCTGGTCGGCCGGGTCCGTCCCGGCGCCGACGCCCGGACCGTCGCCGCGTCCCTGTGGGCCGCCCTGCACGGCATCGCCCAGCTGTGGCGCTGGGGCAGTCTCCAGCTCGCCACCGGCACCGACGACATCGCCCCGCTGCTGCGTACGGCGCTCGACGCGCACCTCGGCCCGGAGCGGCACGGATGA
- a CDS encoding TIGR03618 family F420-dependent PPOX class oxidoreductase, with the protein MTQDTHSAAPGPAPDALLALLAEVHGGVLVTLKRDGRPQLSNVSHAYDPGERVLRVSVTDDRAKTRNLRRDPRASYHVTAPDRRAYTVAEGTADLSPVAADPYDATVGELVRLYRDVVGEHPDWDDFRATMVRDRRLVLRLRVERAYGIPKAG; encoded by the coding sequence ATGACTCAGGACACACACAGTGCGGCGCCCGGCCCCGCGCCGGACGCGCTGCTCGCCCTCCTCGCCGAGGTCCACGGGGGCGTGCTGGTCACCCTCAAGCGCGACGGCCGCCCGCAGCTGTCGAACGTCAGCCACGCCTACGACCCCGGAGAGCGCGTCCTGCGCGTCTCGGTCACCGACGACCGGGCCAAGACCCGCAATCTGCGCCGGGACCCGCGCGCCTCCTACCACGTGACCGCCCCGGACCGCCGCGCCTACACGGTCGCCGAGGGCACCGCCGACCTGTCGCCGGTCGCCGCGGACCCGTACGACGCGACCGTCGGGGAACTGGTCCGCCTCTACCGCGACGTCGTCGGCGAACACCCCGACTGGGACGACTTCCGCGCCACCATGGTCCGCGACCGCCGCCTCGTGCTGCGCCTGCGGGTGGAGCGGGCGTACGGCATCCCGAAAGCCGGCTAG
- a CDS encoding NAD(P)-dependent oxidoreductase → MNVGFLGLGVMGRPMALRLVRSGTPLTVWNRTAARTEPLRAAGARVAADPAEVFARTDTVVLMLADERAVDETLGRGTPGFAARVSGRTLVHMGTTSPAYSRGLEADVRAAGGRYVEAPVSGSRVPAERGELVAMTAGDEDAVRSVGPLLAPLSRRTFACGPVPGALLMKLSVNLFLITQVTGLTEAFHFAGRQGLDRRLFLEVLGAGPMASPVSLMKAPKLLDGDFAVQAAALDVLKNNRLIAGAAREAGIASPLLDACHALFEETVALGHGGEDMVAVLRALEARTGA, encoded by the coding sequence GTGAACGTCGGCTTCCTCGGTCTCGGAGTCATGGGCCGGCCCATGGCGCTCCGGCTCGTCCGCTCCGGCACCCCCCTGACCGTGTGGAACCGCACGGCGGCCCGCACGGAGCCGCTGCGCGCCGCCGGAGCCCGGGTGGCGGCGGACCCCGCGGAGGTGTTCGCCCGTACGGACACGGTGGTCCTGATGCTGGCCGACGAGCGTGCCGTGGACGAGACCCTGGGCCGGGGCACCCCGGGCTTCGCCGCCCGGGTGAGCGGCCGGACGCTCGTGCACATGGGTACGACCTCGCCCGCGTACTCGCGCGGCCTGGAGGCCGACGTCCGCGCGGCGGGCGGGCGCTACGTCGAGGCGCCGGTCTCCGGCTCCCGGGTCCCGGCCGAGCGGGGCGAGCTGGTGGCCATGACCGCCGGGGACGAGGACGCGGTACGGTCCGTGGGCCCGCTGCTCGCCCCGCTGAGCCGCCGGACCTTCGCGTGCGGCCCGGTCCCCGGCGCGCTGCTCATGAAGCTGTCGGTGAACCTCTTCCTCATCACCCAGGTCACCGGGCTCACCGAGGCGTTCCACTTCGCCGGCCGGCAGGGGCTCGACCGGCGGCTGTTCCTCGAGGTGCTGGGCGCGGGTCCGATGGCCAGCCCCGTCTCGCTGATGAAGGCGCCCAAGCTGCTGGACGGGGACTTCGCGGTGCAGGCGGCGGCCCTGGACGTGCTCAAGAACAACCGGCTGATCGCCGGGGCCGCGCGGGAGGCGGGCATCGCCTCCCCACTGCTCGACGCCTGCCACGCCCTGTTCGAGGAGACGGTCGCGCTCGGGCACGGCGGCGAGGACATGGTGGCCGTGCTGCGGGCACTGGAGGCGCGCACGGGGGCCTGA
- a CDS encoding TetR/AcrR family transcriptional regulator, with amino-acid sequence MSNPAERPARTGTGSRYGPRERMVFSAAQLIRRDGIAATGMRDVAAHAEAPRGSLQHYFPGGKEQLVEEAVAWAGRYAGRRIARFLAGLADPAPSALFAAMVAQWTDEYEATGELRGCPVAAATVECAADGTVRRTVAAAFATWCEPLAAALTELGVPSGRAPALATLMISALEGAIVMARAEGGVAPLTTVARELGPLLDAAVAPDHRPPAA; translated from the coding sequence ATGAGCAACCCAGCGGAGCGGCCGGCCAGGACGGGGACGGGGTCCCGGTACGGACCGCGCGAGCGGATGGTCTTCAGCGCCGCCCAGCTCATCCGGCGCGACGGCATCGCCGCGACCGGTATGCGGGACGTGGCCGCCCATGCCGAGGCGCCCAGGGGCTCGCTCCAGCACTACTTCCCGGGCGGCAAGGAGCAACTGGTCGAGGAGGCGGTGGCCTGGGCCGGGCGGTACGCCGGGCGGCGGATCGCCCGCTTCCTGGCGGGTCTTGCCGACCCCGCACCGAGCGCGCTGTTCGCCGCGATGGTGGCGCAGTGGACGGACGAGTACGAGGCGACCGGCGAGCTGCGCGGCTGCCCGGTCGCCGCCGCCACCGTCGAGTGCGCCGCGGACGGCACCGTACGGCGGACGGTCGCCGCGGCGTTCGCCACCTGGTGCGAACCGCTGGCCGCCGCCCTCACGGAGCTGGGCGTGCCGTCCGGGCGGGCACCGGCCCTGGCCACGCTCATGATCAGCGCTCTGGAGGGCGCGATCGTCATGGCCCGCGCCGAGGGCGGCGTGGCCCCGCTGACGACCGTGGCCCGGGAACTCGGCCCGCTCCTGGACGCGGCCGTGGCCCCGGACCACCGCCCGCCCGCCGCCTGA